The uncultured Paludibaculum sp. sequence GCACCACCAACCGCGCCGGCGGGAATGCCACCATCACCCAGGTGGGTCCCGTCACGCAGAACCTGGACCCCACCATCAAAGCCGCGATCACCTTCAGCCATCGCAGCCTGCCGCAGCCGAACAACATCCAGAGCGTGACACCCATCCTGGTGCAGGACCAGCGCGTCTACACCTCCTCCATCCAGCAGGGCCTGTTGAGCGGCGGTAGTGTCACGTTGAGCTACAACAGCAATTACCTCAGCGAGAATTCGCCCAGCAACGTGCTGAATCCATCCGTCGCGCCACGCATGACCCTGCAGTTCCAGCACAACCTGCTGCGCGGCTTCGGTCTGGCCGTGAACTCCCGCACAATCACGGTCTCGCGTAACAGCCTCAAGAACTCCGGCCTGTCGTTCCGGAATCAGGTCACCAGCACGGTGGTGCGTGTGCTCAACGCCTACTATGCGCTGGTTGCCGACCACGAGAGTCTGAAATCGAAACAGTCCGCTCTGGAGGTGGCCGACCGTCTGCTGACCGAGGGCAAGCGGAAGGTGGAAGTGGGCACCCTGGCCGAAGGAGACATGATCGCCGTCGAGTCGCAGGCCGCCACGGCGCGGCTGGATCTCGTGAATGCGCAGACCGCCCTGCGCCAGCAGGAACTGCAGTTGAAGAATCTCCTCAGCCGCAACGGCATCAGCGATCCCCTGTTGGCCGCCGCGCAGATCATCCCCGTGGACCGTCTCGCGATTCCCGATCAGGAGCCCTTGCCGCCGCTACAGCAACTGGTGGAGAAGGCCGTGGCGCAGCGCCCCGATATCGCCTTGCAGAAGGCGAATCTCACCAATTCCGAGATCTCCGCACTGGGCACGAAGAACGGAGTCCTGCCCTCCCTCCAGGTCTTCGGCAGCACCACGAATGCCGGCTTGGCTGGCACGGGCCGCACCGTCTCAGGCAGCGCGCCGGCCGATCCCTATTTCGTAGGCGGCCTGGGCACGGCCATGGGCCAGGTGTTCCGCCGCAATTTCCCGTCGCAGAGCATCGGCGCCTTTGTCCAGCTTTCCGTGTACAACCGGCAGGCCCAGGCCGACTCCAACATCGGCAACCTGCAGTTGCGGCAGAGCGAACTGGCGCTACAGAAGGACCTGAAGCAGCTTCAGGTGGACATCATGAACGCCATCGTCGCGCTGGAACAGTCGAAGGCGCGCTACGAAGCCGCGGTCAAGAGCCGCACGCTGGCCGAGGAACTCCTCCAGGGCGAGCAGCGCAAGTTCGAACTCGGCGCCTCGACGCCCACGGACATCATCCGCCAACAGCGCGACCTCACCACCGCGCAGGCGTCCGAGGTCTCGACGCTCGTGAACTACACGAACGCCCGGATCCTGCTCGATCAGACCATCGGTTCTGTGCTCGAGACCAATCACGTGGAACTGTCCGAGGTGACCGCCGGAAAGATAGCGGCGGCTCCCTCAGTACCGCCTGTCTCGTCTGAACAGAAGTGATCTGAGCCGGGAAAACACCCACCGTCCGGGCAAACCGCCAGGGCTACTTCGCCGGGGCCGAGCCGCCGGTCCGGCTCTGGAACCAGTAACGGTGCACAGGCAGCGGCATCTGTGAATCCGCGCCCATCACGCTCTTCCAGATAATCT is a genomic window containing:
- a CDS encoding TolC family protein, translating into MNARASRLIFTARRYLAAGLCVMWPVTPMLAQPPIEPARSTAAWGIRTYSAATVPPIRTKNSDRLASMMRAGKLYLTVQDAIALALENSIDIEVARYGPLTAQWQLTRAEAGGSLPGVPSGASQAQSVASGQGVLGSQAAAGVSSGNNGTTNRAGGNATITQVGPVTQNLDPTIKAAITFSHRSLPQPNNIQSVTPILVQDQRVYTSSIQQGLLSGGSVTLSYNSNYLSENSPSNVLNPSVAPRMTLQFQHNLLRGFGLAVNSRTITVSRNSLKNSGLSFRNQVTSTVVRVLNAYYALVADHESLKSKQSALEVADRLLTEGKRKVEVGTLAEGDMIAVESQAATARLDLVNAQTALRQQELQLKNLLSRNGISDPLLAAAQIIPVDRLAIPDQEPLPPLQQLVEKAVAQRPDIALQKANLTNSEISALGTKNGVLPSLQVFGSTTNAGLAGTGRTVSGSAPADPYFVGGLGTAMGQVFRRNFPSQSIGAFVQLSVYNRQAQADSNIGNLQLRQSELALQKDLKQLQVDIMNAIVALEQSKARYEAAVKSRTLAEELLQGEQRKFELGASTPTDIIRQQRDLTTAQASEVSTLVNYTNARILLDQTIGSVLETNHVELSEVTAGKIAAAPSVPPVSSEQK